Part of the Luteitalea sp. genome, TACCAGAGCATCGCGACCCCGTTCGAATGGCGATTCACCAGGGACGACCTCGCGGCGCTGATGCGGAAACTTGACGGTGGTGCAACCGCGCTCTCAGTCGCCGCGTAGCAGAATACGTTGCCGTACTTATGAACCAGAGTACTTAGCTTCTTTCATCAGCGTCTCTGTGCATAGACGAACTATGGAAATGGGAAGTTCCTCCCTTTGAGGAGAGGCTGTCAACTGTTGGCGTTTGGCGTTATCCGAAGCAGATGACCTGGCCGTCGGCCGTGGCGACGACGACCTTGCCCTTGGCGACGGCCGGGGAGGACGTCACGGGCGAGGCGGCTTCGTATTCCCAGACGTTCTTGCCGCTGGCGAGATCGAGCCCGTAGACGCGGCCGTCGTTGGAGCCGACGAATACGCGGCCGCCGGCGATCGCCGGCGACGAGTCGACGCGGGCGCGCGTGGTGAACGTCCAGAGCGGCTTGCCCGTCTTCGCCTCGAGCGCGTGCACCATCTTGTCGCGCCCGCCGAGTAGCACCTTGGCGTCGGCGATCGCCGCCGACGAGTAGAACGGGAACTGACGGTCTTTCGGCGTGTATTTCCAGAGCAGCTTCTTGCTCTGCAGATCGAGCGCCATCACTTCGTTGTTGAAGGATTTACTGGACGACGACGAGAACGATCCCTGCACGCGGAGCAGCTCGTTCTTGCTCTTCGTCTGAGCGTCTTTCATAAGCTTATCTGTGCATAGACAAACTATGGACGTGGGAAGTTCCTCCCTTTGGATTTGGTGGGTTCTGGCGCTTCCGGTCGGGCCTAAACCGTTGATGGGAGCGGGAACGCCGGGACCGAATCCCACCCTCTCGTCTACAATGAGGATCGGGCGATATTCCCATGGACTTGCAGCAGAAACGTCACGACATCCTCCGCATAGCGGCGCAGTACGGGGCGCGCAACCTCCGTGTGGTCGGCTCCGTCGCGCGTGGGTGAGGACCGCGCGCACAGCGACGTCGATCTCCTCGTGGACATGGATCCCGACCGTTCGTTGCTGGACATCGTGGGGCTTGGTCAGGATCTCGAAGAGCTGCTCGACCGCAGGGTCGACGTGTTGACCCGCGCGAGTCTGCACCCAGCGCTGCGCGACCGCATCCTGGTGGAG contains:
- a CDS encoding PQQ-binding-like beta-propeller repeat protein is translated as MKDAQTKSKNELLRVQGSFSSSSSKSFNNEVMALDLQSKKLLWKYTPKDRQFPFYSSAAIADAKVLLGGRDKMVHALEAKTGKPLWTFTTRARVDSSPAIAGGRVFVGSNDGRVYGLDLASGKNVWEYEAASPVTSSPAVAKGKVVVATADGQVICFG